The following nucleotide sequence is from Anguilla rostrata isolate EN2019 chromosome 3, ASM1855537v3, whole genome shotgun sequence.
ATAATAAaagcactgtataaataaaataatttattatttcaatgcCTCAAATGAACTTGTCCAAAATGAATAGACAACATCATTTGCTGCACACCTGGGTGTCTAAATTATTTTGCTTAAGGGGCAACAGGGGAAAGACAGGCACACTACTATATTTTAATGACACTGATGGGGGTGGAACTTCCTGATTTAGGCCCGTATGGCACAGGTTTCAGTTAGAATGATTAACAAGGCCTTTCTTGCTCATATTACCTCtcctttgaaaatgaataaattcaataCCTTCTTTTCATACCCTGATAAAGACTTCCTGGTACAGAACACTATAACTTCACCAATGGAGCTGATATTTCTAATTGCACCTTCTAAAGTTTATCTTCCTAAGTGTAAATTTCATCATGGCTCCTGCAGTGACACATGCTGGACAAAAATTGGTTCCCAGCAGCATCTGAACTTCCGCGATAGCAAACCCAGAAGCCCCACTACAACACAACATTTTTGCTCACTTCCCTTTTAGACACTGCTGCCATCTACAGGGCTTAGCTGAACGAGTTTTCCCCAGATACTGAGGCAGAGCAGACTCCACGCATGACTGAGGGGCACAACATGCGAGTGTAAACATCTCACAGAGTCTCGTGTCAGGCTGGAGCTGCGTTTCCATGCCTACCTTGATGTACTCGATCCATTGCTGCAGGAGGGCCTGCACACCCCCCCGAACTCGACTGAAGAGCTGGTACAGCAGAGAAAGGTCCTGGATTCTGTTACCGTCCAGCAGGTGGTTTAAACCTTAagaacatttcaaaagaaaatgggTGGGGATTTCCCTTCTAcactctgctcctccccctcccaaaaaaaagacacatttccTTGATTTGTGCTCTGTGTCAGCCCACACtacatacaaatgcatttatttatcaacctttatttatacagggcaGGTTGACCGAGCACACATGCTTTTGCAGCAATGCCCTGTGAATGCCCCCCAAATTAACCTAACCAGCATGTCCTTGTTTAACTGGGTAAAATaacacatgcaaataaaaagcaCCACAACCAACAGCACTGTAATATCCAGCTTCTGGATCAGGATTCAGGCACTGATTTGATTTTGGTCATACCTTTCTGGAGAATTGCGGTTAGATGTTCACCGAGCAGTTGCTTTTCCACAGTAGCAATGAGGGGTTTTCTGCAAGAGGACGGAGACACAGATTAAATTCTAATCAGTTCAGTGACAGAATACAACGCTTAAAAGGGCAGTTCACCCACAAAGGAAACTAaaggtatgtttccacttacccgGGATAgtatctgtccatccagacAGTTTCACTGAAATGTGATGAGTTTTCTAGAAATTTACTGCAGCTCAATCTGATAAAATGCACCTCACAGGTCCATGCTTGTGTGGCCACAAAGCACCCAAAATTTACATTAAGTTATTATACTGATAATAATTTTAGCGTATTTTGGTAGTAGTAGTTCTAGATAAAACTGAGCACAAATTATGCTGTGGATGTTCGTGAGTAATAGCGGGattatacactacatggccaaagtatgtggacacctgctCATCCAACACCTCATCCAAAATTACGGCCATTAATATAGaattggtccaccctttgctgctgtaacaaccacCACTCAGACTTTATCCTAAATGtttgagcattgctgcagggatttggctccattcagccagaagagcattagagaggtcgggcactgattgggcgattaggcctggctcacagttggctttccaattgatcccaaaggtgttggatggtgttgaggtcagggctctgcacAGGCCAgccaagttcttccacaccgatatcgacaaaaccatttctatatggacctcgctgtgtgcccagggtcacagtcatgctgaaacagtaaaggaccttccccaaacttttgccacaaaattaaaagcacagaatcatctagaatgtcattgcattaagatttgccttcactggaaccacgtggcctagcccaaaccatgaaaaacagccccagaccaaggggagtccagatacttttggacATATAGTGTATTTGGTGTATATAGTGCAATGTAAATTTCTGCACCTCTGAGGCCACACAAAGATAAAGGTGAGGTGCGTACTATCTAGAAAACTTgtcacatttcagcaaaactatctggatggacagatacTACTCTGGGTGAAAACatccttaatttaatttttgaacaataaaatgcaaaaaatacaataaagaaaACAACCACACTTACTGTGTGCTCTGGTCTAAGTATGTGATGACTCGATCTGCTTCCTCTTCCAAACGTTTATTAACATGGTGGAGGTACTCAGGAACCTGAAGAAAATGATACAGactttgaattaaaatgagGCAGAAGGGAAAAGGCAGCACTGAGCAGAATTCAATGTTAGAAACTTGGGGGTCTAAAAGCCTGAACACCAACATTTTGAAAGCAGGGTGCCATCGTCCTTTAAAACCATTCATAGAGTACTGTTGTCATAGACCAAGTTTAAAACAACCCAACACTATGAATcaaccacccaaaaaaaaaagcataagaaACTGTCAATATGCGCAAAATTGTTTGGGGACACAATGTCTGGGAGTGAAGTAGAAGGCTGCACGGTCTGCACTCTGCAGTGATATTCGGCCATTTTCCCTGATGGAGAATAAatcacctctctctcctgcatcagcctctgtccctctgcagcGTACAGGCGGTTCGTCTCCTCCAAGAAGCGCTGCTCGAATGAGTCCTGATAAATCTGTCAGGGGCAGGAGATTTCTGGAATTAGTTCaactgtttaaaacaaaaaaaaaaacaaaaaaaaaaaaacgtacaccGAGACCCAGAACATAATCATTAATTACAAATCCAACTGACCtggctttgtgtgtttgagtgtgtgtgtgtgtgtgtgtgtgtgtgtgtgtgtttagagtaACTCGTAGCTTTTGGATAGTATTGGTCTTATTCAGCAATGAAATGCCCAATCATCATATTCGTAAATGTAAAGCATCATTCATTAACAATCTTTGAGATAAAGACTTTTTGAAGTCAAGGATCAGCATACTATGTACGAAACAGTTAATTCACCAGAACATTGAATTGGTAGAATTTATTCTCTCTGCACCATGTCATTTAAACGAATTGTTCAATTTCTGGGGTTTCTGACATCATTTCACTTTCTGcttatgtttttgattggcccagatcTTTAGATACAGTAATATGAAGAGGAGTtcctgaaaatataaaatttgcaGGTACAGAGCTTTTGGAGGTTTATGgtccaaagcaaaaaaaatacacttcaagtaactcaaAGCATTGTTTACAGAGATGTTCTTTTTCCAGAGGCTATACATGTGAACATattcatttcagtgtttatttccaattataaacagaaatatctgtgttttttttaaatataaatttggcACTCAAACAGTTTAACATGTCCAATTCTCTCACCCTAATTTGGAGTGTCCAACTATCTGCGACAACAGCTGGGTTCATGGCACGAACCCCACAGCAGATTCAGGAGAATGTAAACATCTGTGGTTCACCTCCAAAAGACGTGTCGCTAGCTTGCTTCTTTTAACTTtgactacagctaagctcacaGAGAGTGCAGTCGGAGTCGGGACTATCCAtatgtggtagtgtgtgtgtgtgggggttggttGCAAGAGAGTGATAAAATGTGGGACCAATTCCTCCCACACCTGGGTAACTCAATTGCCAACTGAGCATTGCCCTATGTAGCTACCATCCATGGCCTAAATTCAATACGAGAATGTGGGGCTCATCCTTAAACAAAAATTATGGGCCCCATAAATATCAAGTATTTACATCATGCTGGTACTTATTTCATTGAGCACAGGGGTATTTGTTCTTAGTTGCATTCGCCATACAAAACAAtttcaacagaaaataatataaacattatttttagaaGGATAATAAGGCAATATACATACAACCCCAGGAGGCATAGTGCTGTTGTACAAACTAAACTTTGGAGGTCTGCCAAAGTGCACGCAAAAAAGAAATCTGTTCATAGACCTCTATAAGTAATTTCAGTTCTTGGGAGATGTAatgtaagaaaatgaaaaaagcaattaaagtgCTTTCTTGAAGTGTGAGCTTCTGAAATTACTGATAACAAAATGGCCGTAGAGACATTGTGACTATGCATCCTGCTGAACCCAGGTGAAGTCCTGGCCCCACATGCCTCACCTGTAGGTcagagagcatgctcagtagacTGCGCAGAAGGCTTCGGTCGATGGCTTCCCCACTCCGCTCCCTCTCGATCAGCAGCAGAATGCCATCGATTGTCTTGCACTGGACCTTTTGGTCACTGATTATGTAGAACCTGAACAACTCCAGCCCCATGTCCCTGGAAAGGTGTGCACTCAAGTTAATGCTGGTCACAAGCAGGCGGAACACAGTACAGAGGTAGCAAGCAAAAACATTCTACTGaacagtggaggggggggggcactttaAGACAGTTTATAAAATTACAGCATTAAACTATAACTCTccacacacatttcattaatCAGTGAGACGAGTGAAAAGGTAGCTTGTTTTTGTGCACAGATACATACaactgcaaacaaaaatggTCTTATAATTCATAGAATATCCTGAAGTTACACTCATGGTGAAACGGATATCTGTGAGTGTACTTACCAAATTGAGGGCAGCATTGAGTTTTGCAAAACGTATGTTCGatccagaaacaaaaaaatacttctAATCATGATctgttcaaaaaaacaaaaaaaggtttaattacATAACTTAAACCCCAGAtataaattttaattcattaagcAGTTTACTATCATAAAAACTGaatcagaaaaatgtaattaccatTTGTCTGCAGTGATCTTGCCAACACTTGTCTATCTTCTTCAGGAAAAGAACACTGTCCAGAGCATCCGTGGAAGTGGagttaaagaaagaaatactgTAGCACTGCATCTATTCTCAATAGTAAATCTTCTGCCAATGCCATTATAAGATTACAATAAAGTAATTATCTGGTAATCAAAGCCCTTGTCCAAAGTGACCTCAGaatgattagtttttttttttttttttccccgatcACTTGAAGTATGACAATGAATAGTTTCATCTCTCCACAAATCTCAGGTGCTCAAACAAATTCTCCACTCTCTTGCCCTGTATTACATAGTATCCTTATATATATTCCATTTCAATATCTGCATTTCAAAAGTTGTAGTTACATCATAACAATACAGTATGACATGTACACAAATCATCTTTGCACAGATCTGTTGAAAGACATAGTTCGCCAATTTAAGTATAATGTAAATAACTTGCATAAACACAACTTTGCTGCATGTGCAAAACTGCATTTCCAACACCCTTATCCCGAAACACACAAGGATATTCCCTGAACTGATGAATTTGTGCTTTTATGTGGTCTTCACACACCATCCGTAGCTGTTTATAGAGTTTTGCAGATATTTTATGGGAGCAGAGATTCTCAACAGCCTGAGGAATTGGGAGGGAAAAAACAGAGCATTAGTAATATCAGTAAAACTAAAACTGCAGCATAATACACACATATTCCCTCCGAttcaacacaacacagcacattttTAGCAAAATCCACTACAGACATATTCGAGTACTCACAGTATTCAAAGGTCCTAAAATGTTTCACACAAAAACCCAATGTACTTCCCGGTACCTATTCTCACATGAATAAAGAAAAGCACTATTACACGGCTGACTGCTATAATGATGCACATAACAGCAGAATTTCAtgccaccctccctccccctccgtcTGCCCTACgaaatgttttaaatggttAAATTGCTGTTGGGTCCAACAGGTTTACTGACAGGAAACAAAATCTTTTAGTTTACATAATAATACGAAAGTTATAAAACCACAAATACGAAGTGCACATTTCATCAAGACCTCACTGGAGGGCCGCAAAGGTtaatgagagagaaagcacGAAGGGTATGGCTGTCATCACCACCAAAAGGAAATTGAGGTACCACTGTGGAAAGGTGAAGTGTCCCTATCCTACCTGGTAGAGCTCTTCAAGATTGTACTTGATAGAAGTGCTGTTCTGAATGGCCTCCACGGCCTCCTTTAGTTTCTGCCAGGTTTCATCTGTGTAGTTTTCTGGCAATTTTGGTTTATCTGCAATCAAAATGTGGCAGTGAGGCCTTTGTTTACAAAAAAGGCACTCTCCATTGTCACTGTGTAGcagaacaggtttttttttttagaaaagggCATATATCAAGAAACTAATCAAGTCTGACCATGCTGGGCTCCTTACACTACaagcaatttcagttttcttgaaaacacaaatgtatGGCATGCAGGTCTAAAAGAAAGTTGCGTTATAATCAGGGGCAATTCTAAAGGTTCTGAAAGTTATAACTGTAGTGATGCCTGTACATGCCTACACATACAACGTCATTAACTGTGAATCGTAAAAAGGTTAAGAATACAAAAATGAGAGACGAACTTCCGACGACAGTTCCTTTATAAATCTACAAAACAAGTTCCGGTCCGAGGTTAATTCGCTTAAGTATTTTGACAGTACTGTCATTCAGAAATGCCAGGTAATACAGGTCGATAAACAGCGAACAATGAAAGaatgttattaaaatgtacCGCGGTATAGAAACAATGCACAATTTAACACTGTTAAATACTAAATGCGTAGCTCTATAGGAATTGACAGTTGAAATGAGTGAATAATCAGAACCTTTCgttagataataaaaaaaaaaaacaatactaaGAAAGTCAGATTGTTGGGTTGCTACCTTTGAAATTCTTGATAACTAATTTCTTTGCGGCTCCAGGTTTGCTGTTGGAAAAGGTAGTAGAACCTGTGGTCTTCGTCAGTCCATTTGCATGATGCCCGATACCAGCAGCCAGAAGTACGTTTTTAGTCTTGTTCGAACATGATGCAGACGAAGTAGACTCCTCAGCCATTTTCACATCCAGTCCAATGAAATCTACCGAGTCCTCGAATCTTAACTTCTTTTTGATGTGATGAGAAGTGGAACAGTCCGAAGGCGATGAGGAAGAATGGCTATTGCTTTTAGAGGGAGGCGGAGAAATCGAATCAATGTCTTCCCTCTCGGAGCTATTCAGTTTTCTCTTCTTGGATGTTAAAATGTTGCCCGTGCCGTTATTACCATCAGAAGCTGCTATTCTAGCCTCCTGAGTTGGCGGTAGGGGATTAGGGGAAGATAAACCTGTtggaaacatgaaaaaaagaaattataaattCAAACAGGCAGTCTATTAGCTAACCCTAAGAGCCTCTGAATATACCGTTAAAGCGTTGTACTTTCTAGAACCTTGCTTccagaaatttaaaatgatctGCTACGTCTCTTTTTAGTTGGAAACATGTATTATATTGAAACTACTGCTCCACTTAGaccccctctctttcttgttATTGGCAGAAGAAAGATGGCTGGTTACTGCTTCCTCTTGCACGCTCTCGTATTCCCCCAAAATGGTGAGATCATCTTTCAGTTAGCAAGCAACAATACATAACGTTTATCCAATTTAAGTTCCGTAATAAACATGAATTAGAAAAATCAATGTACCTATTGTGAAAAGCCCCAAAATAAGTTTAACTTTCAAATACGACTAAATTGACCCACCGGAAGTACTTGGCTCCATGCGTAAATGCAGCAAAAGTAATAGCTGACTAGCAAACAGATAGCTTGCAAGCTAAAGTTAGCTACTTTATTTGCTGTTAGCAAATGTTAGCAATGTCGCTACATAGGTACTTTACAAGTATTAATGATTCTTTGACTATGGTATAATTTTGCCGCGAGATGGCGCCGTGCCAAACTTGTAACTTGAAGTTCACTGAAATTTCAACAAACgtattttatgtaaatttttaaataaccaaACATTTAACTTGGATTTATCGACATTAATAAACTTTTCTTAACTGCCAGTGTTTGCTATGTACGTCATGCTTAAAAGCACATTACGTTTTTCCATTCTTGACTTACCTCTTCCGTTAGCTAACTAGCAGTTAGCAAGGGATGTTCTGTGGATGTTTTCCATCTGATGTTATTTTGGTAATCTAGATACTCTGCCACTCTATGGTAACCGTTTTAACGTAAACGAATCAACACTGCCGTACTGAAAATATCAAACGCCATCTGCTGTAAAGCTGTGTGTCAGAACTGAAGCGTGGATGTTCAGAGACGCACGATTGAACGTTTTTATTTGCTATTAACATATATTGGTATTGGCATATACGAGCTTGAAAGAATAAACAAATTGAGAATTTTCCCGGGG
It contains:
- the cul4b gene encoding cullin-4B isoform X3, yielding MEPSTSGLSSPNPLPPTQEARIAASDGNNGTGNILTSKKRKLNSSEREDIDSISPPPSKSNSHSSSSPSDCSTSHHIKKKLRFEDSVDFIGLDVKMAEESTSSASCSNKTKNVLLAAGIGHHANGLTKTTGSTTFSNSKPGAAKKLVIKNFKDKPKLPENYTDETWQKLKEAVEAIQNSTSIKYNLEELYQAVENLCSHKISAKLYKQLRMVCEDHIKAQIHQFREDALDSVLFLKKIDKCWQDHCRQMIMIRSIFLFLDRTYVLQNSMLPSIWDMGLELFRFYIISDQKVQCKTIDGILLLIERERSGEAIDRSLLRSLLSMLSDLQIYQDSFEQRFLEETNRLYAAEGQRLMQEREVPEYLHHVNKRLEEEADRVITYLDQSTQKPLIATVEKQLLGEHLTAILQKGLNHLLDGNRIQDLSLLYQLFSRVRGGVQALLQQWIEYIKAFGSTIVINPEKDKTMVQELLDFKDKVDHIIDVCFLKNEKFVNAMKEAFETFINKRPNKPAELIAKYVDSKLRAGNKEATDEELEKMLDKIMIIFRFIYGKDVFEAFYKKDLAKRLLVGKSASVDAEKSMLSKLKHECGAAFTSKLEGMFKDMELSKDIMVQFKQNIPGNIELTVNILTMGYWPTYVPMEVHLPPEMVKLQEIFKTFYLGKHSGRKLQWQSTLGHCVLKAEFKEGRKELQVSLFQTLVLLMFNEGEEFSLEDIKLATGIEDSELRRTLQSLACGKARVLSKTPKSKDVEDGDKFSCNDDFKHKLFRIKINQIQMKETVEEQASTTERVFQDRQYQIDAAIVRIMKMRKTLSHNLLVSEVYNQLKFPVKPADLKKRIESLIDRDYMERDKENPNQYNYVA
- the cul4b gene encoding cullin-4B isoform X1, with the protein product MEPSTSGLSSPNPLPPTQEARIAASDGNNGTGNILTSKKRKLNSSEREDIDSISPPPSKSNSHSSSSPSDCSTSHHIKKKLRFEDSVDFIGLDVKMAEESTSSASCSNKTKNVLLAAGIGHHANGLTKTTGSTTFSNSKPGAAKKLVIKNFKDKPKLPENYTDETWQKLKEAVEAIQNSTSIKYNLEELYQAVENLCSHKISAKLYKQLRMVCEDHIKAQIHQFREDALDSVLFLKKIDKCWQDHCRQMIMIRSIFLFLDRTYVLQNSMLPSIWDMGLELFRFYIISDQKVQCKTIDGILLLIERERSGEAIDRSLLRSLLSMLSDLQIYQDSFEQRFLEETNRLYAAEGQRLMQEREVPEYLHHVNKRLEEEADRVITYLDQSTQKPLIATVEKQLLGEHLTAILQKGLNHLLDGNRIQDLSLLYQLFSRVRGGVQALLQQWIEYIKAFGSTIVINPEKDKTMVQELLDFKDKVDHIIDVCFLKNEKFVNAMKEAFETFINKRPNKPAELIAKYVDSKLRAGNKEATDEELEKMLDKIMIIFRFIYGKDVFEAFYKKDLAKRLLVGKSASVDAEKSMLSKLKHECGAAFTSKLEGMFKDMELSKDIMVQFKQYMQCQNIPGNIELTVNILTMGYWPTYVPMEVHLPPEMVKLQEIFKTFYLGKHSGRKLQWQSTLGHCVLKAEFKEGRKELQVSLFQTLVLLMFNEGEEFSLEDIKLATGIEDSELRRTLQSLACGKARVLSKTPKSKDVEDGDKFSCNDDFKHKLFRIKINQIQMKETVEEQASTTERVFQDRQYQIDAAIVRIMKMRKTLSHNLLVSEVYNQLKFPVKPADLKKRIESLIDRDYMERDKENPNQYNYVA
- the cul4b gene encoding cullin-4B isoform X2 encodes the protein MFPTGLSSPNPLPPTQEARIAASDGNNGTGNILTSKKRKLNSSEREDIDSISPPPSKSNSHSSSSPSDCSTSHHIKKKLRFEDSVDFIGLDVKMAEESTSSASCSNKTKNVLLAAGIGHHANGLTKTTGSTTFSNSKPGAAKKLVIKNFKDKPKLPENYTDETWQKLKEAVEAIQNSTSIKYNLEELYQAVENLCSHKISAKLYKQLRMVCEDHIKAQIHQFREDALDSVLFLKKIDKCWQDHCRQMIMIRSIFLFLDRTYVLQNSMLPSIWDMGLELFRFYIISDQKVQCKTIDGILLLIERERSGEAIDRSLLRSLLSMLSDLQIYQDSFEQRFLEETNRLYAAEGQRLMQEREVPEYLHHVNKRLEEEADRVITYLDQSTQKPLIATVEKQLLGEHLTAILQKGLNHLLDGNRIQDLSLLYQLFSRVRGGVQALLQQWIEYIKAFGSTIVINPEKDKTMVQELLDFKDKVDHIIDVCFLKNEKFVNAMKEAFETFINKRPNKPAELIAKYVDSKLRAGNKEATDEELEKMLDKIMIIFRFIYGKDVFEAFYKKDLAKRLLVGKSASVDAEKSMLSKLKHECGAAFTSKLEGMFKDMELSKDIMVQFKQYMQCQNIPGNIELTVNILTMGYWPTYVPMEVHLPPEMVKLQEIFKTFYLGKHSGRKLQWQSTLGHCVLKAEFKEGRKELQVSLFQTLVLLMFNEGEEFSLEDIKLATGIEDSELRRTLQSLACGKARVLSKTPKSKDVEDGDKFSCNDDFKHKLFRIKINQIQMKETVEEQASTTERVFQDRQYQIDAAIVRIMKMRKTLSHNLLVSEVYNQLKFPVKPADLKKRIESLIDRDYMERDKENPNQYNYVA